One Acidimicrobiia bacterium genomic window, GCGGGCCGCACCTCTCCCCGACGGCGTCGACGCGTCGATTCGGAGCGCGCTCGAGGGCTCCGACACGAGCGTGGTCCGCGGACAGAGCGTCGAGGCATCGGCCCAGCGCGAGGGAATCAGCGGTGTCGTGAACGAGCTGCTCGTGCAGCTCCAGTCGTTCGACGAGCCCACACGCGGGCAGCGGTTCCGCGGTGCGTTCGTGAACGCCGTGAACCGGTGGCTGCCGGAGTCCCGCCAGATCCGCCGGCGCCCACCCACGAGCTCCAACATCCTCGTCATCGGTGCCACCAACCGGGCGTCCGATCTCGACCCGGCGCTGCTGCGTCCGGGCCGCTTCGACCGATCCATCCACTTCGATCTCCCCGGCCGGTCGGGGCGGCGCGAGATCGTCGACTACTACCTCGACAGGAAGGCGCACGTTCCCGAGCTCGACAAGGAGGAACGCCGCGACCAGCTCGCGGCGATGACCTTCGGGTACTCGCCGGTGATGATCGAGCACCTCCTCGACGAGGCACTCGTGTGGTCGCTGCGCGACGACCGCGACGCCATGGACTGGGGTGACATCCAGCAGGCCAAGTTCACCGAGGAGATCGGCCTCAAGCAGCCCGTGGAGTACACCGACGAGGAGAAGCGGTCCATCGCCACCCACGAGGCCGGACACGCGGTGATGGCCCACCTCGTCGGCGTCGACCGCAAGCTCGAGGTGCTCTCGATCATCAAACGGCGCGACGCGCTGGGCCTCCTGGCACATTCCGACCTGGAGGAGCGCTTCACCAAGACCCGCAGCGAGCTCACCTCGCAGATCCAGATCGCGCTCGGGGGAATGACCGCCGAGGAGATCTTCCTCGGCGAGTCGGGCACCGGGCCCGGCGGCGACCTGTCCACGGCGACTCGAATCGCGGCCGTGATGGTCGGAGCGCTCGGGATGTCGGGGTCGCTCGTGTCGTTCGAGGCGGTCGAGGGTGGGCCGATCTCCCAGGGCCTCGTGTCGAAGGTGCTGGCCGACAAGCAGGCCCGCAGCGCCGTCGAGCGCCTCCTCGACCAGGCCAAGGAGACCGTGCGCGCCACGCTCGACCGCAACCGGCACCTCGTGGCCGCGCTGCGTGACGAGCTGCTCGTGCGTGACGAGCTGATCGGTGACGAGATCATCGACGTCCTCGAGGAGGCGGACGCGGCCCACGAACTCGGGCTCGACGTGGGCGGCGACCTCTAGTCTCGGGCGCATGTCCCACAACCGGAACACCGGCCGCCTGTCCGGTCGCGTGGTGGTCGTCACCGGAACGGGCACACCTCAGGGGCGCGCCGGCGCGGTGGCACTCGCCCGCGAGGGTGCGGCCGTCGTGGCGGTCGACATCGACGCCGACGCCGCGGCGGCCACCGTTGCGGAGATCCACGCCACGGCCTCGGACTCCTCCGACACGACGGCGGGCGGTGCCACCGGTCGCTGCGCACCGGTGGCGGTGGCCTTCGTGGGCGATCCCGAT contains:
- a CDS encoding AAA family ATPase, coding for MSALDPTNDTSADTSVDTSAHDVDETAALRETEVLRGRADVSSDRERHRRNRLVAVLVALGAVTAFVYLRWAFGRPVELGLPSAPEWLPEYLPVIVLGTILVGVLAVPMLFAGRSPAITYRPSEIDVRFDDVRGLGIVKEEVVKTLNLFLAYKTFRDRMGGTPRRAILFEGPPGTGKTYMAKAMAAEAGVPFMFASASSFQSMYYGQTNRKIRSFFKELRKAARKEGGAIGFLEEIDAIAGARSGMRAAPLPDGVDASIRSALEGSDTSVVRGQSVEASAQREGISGVVNELLVQLQSFDEPTRGQRFRGAFVNAVNRWLPESRQIRRRPPTSSNILVIGATNRASDLDPALLRPGRFDRSIHFDLPGRSGRREIVDYYLDRKAHVPELDKEERRDQLAAMTFGYSPVMIEHLLDEALVWSLRDDRDAMDWGDIQQAKFTEEIGLKQPVEYTDEEKRSIATHEAGHAVMAHLVGVDRKLEVLSIIKRRDALGLLAHSDLEERFTKTRSELTSQIQIALGGMTAEEIFLGESGTGPGGDLSTATRIAAVMVGALGMSGSLVSFEAVEGGPISQGLVSKVLADKQARSAVERLLDQAKETVRATLDRNRHLVAALRDELLVRDELIGDEIIDVLEEADAAHELGLDVGGDL